A window of Melopsittacus undulatus isolate bMelUnd1 chromosome 2, bMelUnd1.mat.Z, whole genome shotgun sequence contains these coding sequences:
- the SERTM1 gene encoding serine-rich and transmembrane domain-containing protein 1, translating to MSEPDPSSGFIENMENGTFLELYPTSLSTSVDSSPGRLSNVYVYVSIFLSLLAFLLLLLIIALQRLKNIISSSSSYPEYNSDAGSSFTNLEVCSISSQRSALSNLSS from the coding sequence atGTCAGAACCCGACCCTTCATCTGGATTTatagaaaacatggaaaatgggACTTTTCTGGAGCTATATCCCACATCCCTTTCAACTTCAGTGGATTCATCACCTGGCCGTTTATCCAATGTCTATGTCTATGTTTCAATATTCCTTAGTCTCTtagcttttctccttttgctaTTGATCATTGCACTTCAGAGgctgaaaaacataatttcttcCAGTTCCTCCTACCCAGAATATAATAGTGATGCTGGAAGCTCTTTCACTAATTTAGAGGTTTGTAGTATTTCTTCCCAGCGCTCTGCTCTCTCAAACCTTTCTTCATGA